Proteins found in one Methanobrevibacter sp. genomic segment:
- the galE gene encoding UDP-glucose 4-epimerase GalE, translated as MILVTGGAGYIGSHTNKALNKSGYDTVVLDNLVNGYEEFVKWGEFVNNSIGSSDIREIFEQYDIDAVMHFAGFTSVAESIQQPQMYLKNNYKNTLNLLQLMREFDVDKLIFSSTAAVYGNPTKVPITENQDLKPINPYGHSKFITEKALEREAEKGDFNYVSLRYFNAAGCDFDCEIGELHNPETHLIPLILDAASGIRDNISIYGDDYDTPDGTCIRDYIHVNDLADAHIKAYEYLKEGNDSDVFNLGNGQGYSVKEVIDTSKKVTGKDFSVNIGNRREGDPEILVADSSKIKDKLGWKPKHDLETIIDSAWNWHKKINGI; from the coding sequence ATGATTTTGGTAACTGGTGGAGCCGGTTATATTGGTTCTCACACTAATAAGGCTTTGAATAAATCAGGTTATGATACTGTTGTATTGGATAATCTTGTAAATGGCTATGAAGAATTTGTTAAGTGGGGAGAATTTGTCAACAATAGCATTGGTAGTTCTGACATTCGTGAAATATTTGAACAATATGATATTGACGCTGTAATGCACTTTGCTGGCTTTACTTCAGTTGCAGAATCTATTCAACAACCACAAATGTATTTAAAAAATAATTATAAAAATACCTTAAATCTTTTGCAGTTAATGAGGGAATTTGATGTGGACAAACTAATTTTTTCATCAACTGCAGCTGTATATGGGAATCCAACAAAGGTTCCAATTACAGAAAATCAGGATTTAAAACCAATCAATCCTTATGGCCATTCTAAATTCATTACTGAAAAGGCTCTTGAAAGAGAGGCTGAAAAGGGTGATTTTAATTATGTTTCATTAAGATATTTCAATGCTGCAGGATGTGATTTCGATTGTGAAATTGGTGAACTTCACAATCCTGAAACCCATCTTATCCCTTTGATATTGGATGCGGCTAGTGGAATTAGGGATAATATTTCTATTTATGGGGACGATTACGATACTCCTGATGGAACATGCATTAGAGATTATATTCATGTAAACGACTTGGCTGACGCTCACATTAAAGCATATGAATATTTGAAGGAAGGAAACGATTCGGATGTATTTAATTTAGGAAATGGTCAAGGATATTCAGTTAAAGAAGTCATCGACACTTCTAAAAAGGTCACTGGAAAGGACTTTTCTGTTAATATAGGTAATCGTAGAGAAGGTGACCCTGAAATATTGGTTGCAGATTCTTCTAAAATTAAAGATAAACTGGGATGGAAACCTAAACACGATTTGGAGACAATTATTGATTCTGCTTGGAATTGGCATAAAAAAATCAATGGAATTTAG